AACTATTGCTACAGACACCAGTCAGCCGGACAGTGAAAACCGGGCAGTGAACCCTTTGGGCAAAATCCCGACCTTGGTGACAGATGAAGCCCCCCTATTTGACAGCCGCGTAATCCTGGAAGCGCTGGACAGATTTGCCGGCGGTAACAGGCTGCTTCCGGCTGACGGACCTGACCGCACCGCGGTGCAGACAAAAGTCGCGCTGATTGACGGGATCATGGATGCTGCCCTGCTGATTGTTTATGAAGCCCGTTTGCGTCCAGCTGACATGCAGGTTCAGTCTGTGCTGGACTACCAGCGCGGCAAAATTGAACGCAGCCTTGCCTATCTTGACGGGCTTGGCCTGACTTATGATAAGGCCGGCCAGCCAGATGCCGCAGATATTGGCCTTGCCTGTACGCTGGATTATCTTGATTTCCGGCAGGTGGCTGACTGGCAGTCTCTGGCCCCGTCACTTGTCGCATGGATGACTGACTTTGCCGCCTCTGTGCCGGGATATAAACAAACCCTGCCCGACGGTATTGCCGCTGCCCCCTGGCGTTAAGCAAAAAGGGGGCGTAATCTTTACTTAATTCTTGTCTCCAGCTCTTTCAGCGCGTCAGACTGAACTGTTCACTGGCATCAGATTTGACCTTCAGTTTTAAGACTGACCTTAAAAATCAAGCTGTTGGTTGCCTTGTCTGGCAGAGGCGGCAAGACTTCCTCTGGCCAGCGACAGCAACGGCGGGACGATTAACAGAGTTGCAACTGTGGACAAGGCCAGCCCGCCAAACACAACTGTGCCAATGCCGCGATATAGTTCAGACCCTGCCCCTGGAAACACCACCAGTGGGATAAGGCCGAACAATGAGGTCAGGGTTGACATGAAAATTGGCCGTATCCGGTTGCGTGTGGCCTCAATGATGGCATCCGGTGCGGCCATTTTATCTTCTTTCATATGCAGGACCGTCTGTTCAATCATCAAAATCGCATTATTGACGACAATCCCTGTCAGAATCACAAACCCCAGCATCGTCAGCATATCCAGCGGCTGCCGCAGGAACAGGTTAAGAATGGCCAGACCTCCTATGCCGCCCGCTGAGGCGACCGGAATAACCAGCAGAATAATGGCGGGAAGAATAAAACTGCGCAGCAGCATCACCATTAACAGAAAAATCACACCAATTGCTGTCATGACATTCAGCTGCATTGCCGTCCAGGTCCTGGCCAGTTCACTGGCTGCGCCTTTGACCCTGATCTGAACAGCTTGCGCGTCAATTTCGCTGAGCAAGGCAGGCAGGATAGTCTGCTCTATCTGATTGATCGCAGCCTCAAGCGGCAGTCCCTCATGTGGGCGCAGCTGAATAGATAGGGCTTGTTGTCCACCAATACGGCGGATTTCTTGCGGTGCGCTGATGATATCAACACGGGCCAGCTGATCAACGCGGTACGTCCCACCATCAGCACCAATAACCGGCAGGCTGCCCAGATCTGACAGCACATATGCACCAGCCTGCTGTCCTGACAATACGATATCGATCAAATTCCCGTCATAGGGAATCTGCAGAACCGGTAACCCGTCATTCAACACATCTACCGCCTCTGCAAATTGCCGGGCAGTTAAGCCGGCTGCGCTGAGGGCGACAGGGTCAGGGCTTATGCGTATTTGCGCTGTTCCTGAAGACAGGTTGGGAATCGTGCGTACCTGATTCCCCTCAGACCGGGGAAAGACCTGTGACAGCTGGCCATTCATTTGGCGGGCGATAGGTGCGATGATGTCCAGATCGGATCCGGTGATATCAATGCGGATAGACCGCGAACCACCAACAGAACGACCAAACAATGACGCCTGCCGCACAAAGGCATAGGCGCCAGGTTCAGAAAAGACGGGCCGCGATAATACACGCTTCAGCTCACCTACGCGGGCAGGGTCCTCTGCGGCGGCTCCGGCAAAAGCTCCGCCTGCATAAGCCACAAAGAAAAAGCGGGAAATTGCAGGCGGGCCATCTGGTTTTGTCTGACCTTGCCAGAGGGGCTCTGCAGATTGCTCCATTTTTTCAGCAATACGGAGGGTTTCATCCATTGAATAGCCTGGTGGCACAATGATGCGGCCAAACACAAAATTTGCATTGCCATCGGGCAGATAGTCAATTTGCGGGGTAAAACGATAGACAGCAAGCCCGGCTGTGTTGATCATCATCACCACCAGCCCCAGCCCAATCAAACGACGCTGAACCGCAAAGGTCGCATAGCTGACAATCGCGCGATGAACCAACTGGGCGAGCAGATCCAGCCCAGGAATTCTGAACGGATGGGAATAGCGGTCAGCATCCCCTTTCAGCAGCGCAGCCGAAATAGAGGGGATTACGGTTGCAGATACAAGTACCGAGATCAGAACCGCGACTGAAATCGCAATACCAATATCACGGAACAGCTGGCCAACAGGCAGGTCAAGCATAATCACCGGAATAAAAACAAGCACGGTTGTCAGTGCAGAGCCTAAAATGGGGGCCCAGACCTGGCGCGCGCCATGAAAGGCAGACTGAGCGGCATTCAGGCCCGATTGCCTCAGCCTGAAAATATTTTCCTGAGAGACGATTGATGCATCCACTACCATGCCAACCGCAAAAGCCAGCCCCGCCAATGAAATCACATTAATTGACAGCCCCAGTGCAGCGATCATAACAAAAGTACCGATCACCGATATTGGTATCGCTGCGGCGATAATCAGCGTTGGTGCAGCGGTTCTGAGAAACAGGATAAGGACTGTCAAAGCCAGTAACCCGCCAACCCAGATATTCTGCTGCACCAGATTTAACGCGGATTCAATATATTTTGTCTCATCATAAACCAGCTTTAGAACCAAGCCGCGTTTGGCCAGAATGTCTTGGTTCAGCGTCCCGACGACCTCTTGCAACCGCTGCATGGTCTGGACTACATTGGTGCCTTGTTCTCTCAGCGCATTCAGGATCAGCGCATTCTGTCCGTTCAGGCGCCGAAAGCTGGTCCGCTTTTGCATTTCAATTTCAATGTCAGCGATATCCTGCAACAAGATTGGCACTAATTGGCCGTCTGTTGTCATGTCATTTCGGATAACTGCGGTGCCGGCTGTTTGGGGTGTAAACAGGTCCGCCTGTGTGCGCACAGCGTAAGTTCGTTTGCCCTGATCAACTGATCCTGCAGAATTAACGGCTGATGACTGACGTAAGGCGGCCACAACTTCAGAAATAGATAAACGGTATCTGACCAGTTTTTCGGGGTCGATGCGTATTGTCATCTGCTGGCTGCCACCACCATAATAACCGACCTCAGCAACCCCTGGCACACGTTCCAGGCGCGACACAATCTCTGTGTCCAGAAAACTGCCCAAATTTTCAACATCGACCTGCGTATCCGGCAGCGCGGTCAACGCCAATCTGGCAATCGGGCTGTCATCTGAATTTGATGTTCTCACCTGAGGGGCCTTGGCTTCGTCAGGCAGGTTTGTGATCCCGGATAACTTCGTCAACAACAGCGTCAACGCTTTATCCATATCAGTGCCCACAGCATAAGTCAGGGTTACGCGCGCAGAGCCGGTACGTGAGGTGGAGGATATCTCTTCAACAGATGATAAGTTGGACAGCTCATCTTCCAGCCTGTTGACGATTTCCCTGTCAACATCTTCTGGAGTAGCCCCGGCCCAATTCACTCTGACTTGCAGAATAGGTTTTTCAATATCAGGGCTCATCTGGATGGGAATGGTGCGGGCAGCCACAAACCCAAACATAACAATCAACGCCATTAGGGCGATGACAGCAACAGGTCGTTCGATAGCAGATTTAATGACAGCAATCATGTTTTACCTACCATTTACTGCGCGGCAGGGCGTGACTTTTTCTTGGCTTGCCCATTTGCCCGATTGCCACCCCCTTGTCGTTTTGGCTGTTGTCCGGGCAGTTGAACTTTGCTGCCGTCTGAAAGACCTTCATTTCCCTTCACAACGACCATATCCCCAGCCTTCAGCCCTGCGGTGATGATTACATTATTTCCATCTGTACCACCCAGGGTGACGATCCGGCGTTTTGCACTGTCTTCTGCAACCACAAATACAACATGGCCAGCTGAAACAGGAATAAGCGCATCCTGGGGGATCGTAATCACAGGCTCAGGCTGGCCTGAAGGAATATAGATAGTGACAGGCGTATTATCTGCCTGCAGTCCTGCAGGCAGGGGCGTTGCCGCCTTAAACCGGACAGCTCTTGTCCCTGTCCTGCTGTTTTCAAGCGGCAAGGTTGCTCTGAACACCAGATTGAGCGTTTTGCGGTCAGCAGAATCAGCATTCAGGGTTCGGGTACCGTAGCGGGCTTGCACCTCTTTGGCTTGTTCTACAAAACTGACATAATCAGCGGGAATTTGCGCCTCAATTTCGAAATCCTGCTGGTTCCTGATGCTGGCGATGCTGTCACCTTCTCGTAAAAACCGATTATTTCCTTCAACCAGTTCAACCAGTTGGCCTGATACAGGGGCGGTCAGTGTCGCTGCGCGGATATCTCTGTCCAGCTCATCTAAATCCAGTTGCAACTGCTGAATGGTAATCGTGAATAAAGAGAGCTGTGCCTGGAGCTGGCTGACAGCCTGCTGGCGCATGACCAGCTGTTCTTCTGCAGCCAGAAGACTGGCTTGCGCGGTTTCATAAGCTTCTGCGGACAATGTCCCTCGATTGACCAGATTTTGTGCGCGTTGTGCCTTCTGGCGCAGAAGGTCCCGTTTGCTGACGGCTAATTCTGCTAATTTAACTCGGAAGGTCAGGTCTGTTTTGGATTGGCTCTCGCTTTTTTTTGTCTCTGCCAGCCTCAAATTTGTGCGCTGTCTTTGTGTTTCCAGACCATCTGTTTTTTGGACCGCCAGTCTCTGGCCTTGTTCAACAAAATCACCTGTTCTGAGGGGCTCAATGCGGGTGACTGCGGTCAAAGGGGCACTGATTTCATGCGGCAGGCCGGACCGCACACGCCCCTGAACAGTAATTTGTCTGGCTAAAACCTGTTCTTTTGCAAGTGCCGTTTCGACAGGGGTTGGCCGGCTATATTGTGACCAGACAGGACCCGGAAGAAGCAAAGACAAGAAAAGGGCCGATGCAATCGCGCGTTTTGTCTGCGTGCCAACAGGTAACAGATTTCCGAACATGTGAACCTCATACCGCCCTGCAGATGATGCGGAGATTAGGCCCGGCAGGCGGACCACGTCTGATGATAGGTAAATCATATGCCGTGGATGCCAGATTCCAAACATAAAAAAAGCGGAACCCATTTTTACAAACGGTTCCGCTCTTCGATGAGCTGCAGTTTAACCCGTAGTCCGGCCGCTGTGTGAGGGGGAGGAAATGCGGCGTCTGGCTGGTTTGTTTTACCTATGCAGCGTCATCATTCTTGACTGACCAGGATCTGACGAAATCACTGATTTCGTCGCGCTTCAGGCCAATATCAGACAATGTTCTGTCATCCAGACGGTTCAGTGAGGACACTGCGCTGGAATATTCCAGCCAGGCCTTCAGCCGGCTCAGGAATGTTGGTGTGTTGTCGTTTGCGGCGTGCTTTGTTTGTGTCATTAGTCTGACCCTTTCATATATGTCGCTCGGCTCAACATAGAGCATGTGAGATACAGGTTGAGAATGGTTCAAACAAAGTCTGTCAGGTTGTGGCAAGGCTTTGCTGATATAGGACATATATGCTGACTTATTTGATTTGTAAAGCACTGAAAAGTTACATTTTTGTTAAATTTTTAAAAAGTAATTTTCTATCTCTTCTGTTCAGTAATTAGTTGTTTGGACATGTGTTGACGCTCAATTTTGTAATTTTATGATCAGGTCGCGCTCTGGCATTTTTTTTGGTAGTCTTTAGGTCTCCTTTTTGTTCTGATCAACTGGACTGTTCGGCAGGTAACAGAATTGAAGACACAGATGATTCGCAAAACACAAATTACATCTGGCACCGTGAATATGCGGTATCTCTTGCAGCTCGCGCACGATTGCAGATGTCATCAAAGGCGCAGCTAATGACGCCAGCTCTTTCAAAAGGCTTTATTTGCCGCGATTGTCTGTTGGCGGGGCACTATGGGTTTGCTGGCAAAGAAGATGGGCTGTCTGTACCAGCGTGTCCGTCCTGCGGTGGAAAACGCGTGGTTCTTCACGAAGAATTATTTTCCCTGACGATGGCACATATTGATTGTGATGCGTTTTATTGTTCTGTTGAAAAGCGTGACAATCCGGCTCTTACAGACAAACCAGTGATTGTTGGAGGAGGCGATCGAGGTGTGGTCGCAGCAGCATGTTATGTGGCCCGGCAATATGGAATCCGTTCGGCTATGCCCAGCTGGCAAGCACGTAAAGCCTGTTCGGATCTGATTGTGATCAAGCCGCGCATGTCTCACTATCAGCAAGTCGGCAGACAAATCAGACAGATGATGTTGTCATTGACGCCTCTTGTTCAGCCTTTATCAGTCGATGAGGCCTTCCTTGATTTAACAGGCACACAAAAGCTACATAAAAAAAGCCCTGCTGAGGTGCTGGCCGCCTTTCAGCAACAGGTCCGGTCTGAAGTCGGTGTGACGGTGTCTGTGGGATTGGCGCAGAACAAATCAATGGCGAAGATCGCCTCTGATCAGGACAAGCCAGATGGTTTTTACGTTATTGGCCAAGCAGAGGCGCAAAGCTGGCTGCAGGACAGGCCGGTTCAGATTCTGTTTGGCCTTGGCAAGGTGACCACAAAAAAGCTGAACGCCGCAGGTTTGCATAAATGCGGTGATATTGCCGCCTGTCCAGCCTCTCAATTGCGCACATTGCTTGGGCGTGACTCAGATCGGGTCAAACAACTGGCATGCGGGATTGATCCGCGTATGGTAGAGACCAGCCGTGCAGCAAAATCAATCTCATCAGAGACAACATTCGCACAAGACATCTCCGCACTTCCCGATTTGCTGAGCATTGCCGAGAGTTTGGCGCAATCTGTCTCGCAACGCTTGAAGCAGCAGCAGATGGAAGCAGTGAATGTAACTGTTAAGCTGAAGCGGCCCAATCATCAGCTTTTAACACGAACAAAGCAGCTGAACAGACCAACCCAAATGGCACATCGCTTGTTTGATGTGGCTTCTGAACTGATTAAGACAGAAGCAAGTCCTGATAAAAAATGGCGTCTTTTGGGGGTGGGCGTGTCTGTTCGTGAAGAGGGAGGTGCTGATACCTTCGGGGCTGAGCCAGGGTTAGATCTTTTTGAACAATCTCAACAGGCTGTCGGGCAAAGACAGGACAGGCTTGAAGCCGCTCTGGACAGCGTGCGCACAAAGCTTGGTGCAGAATTAGTGATGACCGGCCGGCGCTTTTCGTTTGAAGCGCGTAAACAAAAGAAGCCGCCTGATAATTCAGGTAATGACAGGTAATGAACAGGCTTGAAAGATAGGAACGATAATATGACACAACCAGCGGCATTATTTTTTTACGGCACATTGCGTGCTGCAGAGGTCCGCAAAGCTGTTTTGGGCGAAGATCTGCAGCCTGCACAGCTTCAACAGGCTGTATTGAACGACTATGAGGTAAGGCGTGTTGATGGTGCTCTTTACCCGATGTTGGTGGTGCGATCTGGTGGCCGGGTCAACGGGTTGGTGGTAACTGGACTGGATGCAGCCGCGCTTCATAAGCTGGACCAGTTCGAGGGCGTTAATTATCGCCGGGCGAGCCTGGAGGTGAATGCAGCCCATGGCCGAATAGATGCAGATGTCTATCTTCCTGATCAGCAGATGGTTGCAGCTGAACTTTGGGATTTTGACAGCTGGTATAAACGTGATATGACACCGTTCTTAGAGCGAGAGTTTAATCCTGAGGGGGTAAGGCCGCCGGTAAGGTGACCCGTTCAGCTGTTTTTTTAAAGCAGGACGCTGTTTTCATCAGCTCTGTTCCTTTTTCTGTTATGTAATAAGACTGGTTTATGTTTGATAGGCTCTCGATATTTTCAACGCTGAATCTCAGCACGCAGACTGACGGTTTATTTTGGGCGGTTTGCGGCCTTGCGGTTTTGTCTGTCTCTATTTCAAAATCCGGATTTGGCGGCGCGCTGGGGGCGTTATCTGCGCCCTTGATGCTGACCATTTTGCCAGCCAAAGCCACTTTGGCAATTTTGCTACCGCTTTATTTGATGGCAGATTTCTGGACTGTGTGGATTTGGCGGGGCTATGCGGTCAAGAAGCTGCTGATCTGGATGGTGGTAATGGCCATCATTGGACAGTTTTTAGGTTATCTTTTTATTGAGGTCATAGATGACAATACGCTGAAGGCGGTCATCGGGGCGCTGGCTCTGGTCACCGGGGCACGGTATTGGTTCGGCGTGCTCAAGCCAAAAACTGCTGCGCGGCCCAGGGCGGCCATTCGTCATATCCGCCGCCGCTTTCGTCAGCGTTCAGCAATCTGGTGCACCTTATCAGGCCTGTCCAGCTTCATTTCTCTGACCGGGGGAATTGGGGTGCAAATCTTCATGTTGCCTATGGCGATCCACCGGTTCTTTTTTGTTGGCACGCTGGCCTGGTATTTTTTGATTATTAATTTGGCCAAAATTCCCTTATTTTTTGAGCTCGATCTTTTTTCGCCTCAGACAATGG
The sequence above is a segment of the SAR116 cluster alpha proteobacterium HIMB100 genome. Coding sequences within it:
- a CDS encoding glutathione S-transferase, whose amino-acid sequence is MMKLFTAGPSPFGRKVKLALHVLGLSDQVETIATDTSQPDSENRAVNPLGKIPTLVTDEAPLFDSRVILEALDRFAGGNRLLPADGPDRTAVQTKVALIDGIMDAALLIVYEARLRPADMQVQSVLDYQRGKIERSLAYLDGLGLTYDKAGQPDAADIGLACTLDYLDFRQVADWQSLAPSLVAWMTDFAASVPGYKQTLPDGIAAAPWR
- a CDS encoding cation/multidrug efflux pump (PFAM: AcrB/AcrD/AcrF family) yields the protein MIAVIKSAIERPVAVIALMALIVMFGFVAARTIPIQMSPDIEKPILQVRVNWAGATPEDVDREIVNRLEDELSNLSSVEEISSTSRTGSARVTLTYAVGTDMDKALTLLLTKLSGITNLPDEAKAPQVRTSNSDDSPIARLALTALPDTQVDVENLGSFLDTEIVSRLERVPGVAEVGYYGGGSQQMTIRIDPEKLVRYRLSISEVVAALRQSSAVNSAGSVDQGKRTYAVRTQADLFTPQTAGTAVIRNDMTTDGQLVPILLQDIADIEIEMQKRTSFRRLNGQNALILNALREQGTNVVQTMQRLQEVVGTLNQDILAKRGLVLKLVYDETKYIESALNLVQQNIWVGGLLALTVLILFLRTAAPTLIIAAAIPISVIGTFVMIAALGLSINVISLAGLAFAVGMVVDASIVSQENIFRLRQSGLNAAQSAFHGARQVWAPILGSALTTVLVFIPVIMLDLPVGQLFRDIGIAISVAVLISVLVSATVIPSISAALLKGDADRYSHPFRIPGLDLLAQLVHRAIVSYATFAVQRRLIGLGLVVMMINTAGLAVYRFTPQIDYLPDGNANFVFGRIIVPPGYSMDETLRIAEKMEQSAEPLWQGQTKPDGPPAISRFFFVAYAGGAFAGAAAEDPARVGELKRVLSRPVFSEPGAYAFVRQASLFGRSVGGSRSIRIDITGSDLDIIAPIARQMNGQLSQVFPRSEGNQVRTIPNLSSGTAQIRISPDPVALSAAGLTARQFAEAVDVLNDGLPVLQIPYDGNLIDIVLSGQQAGAYVLSDLGSLPVIGADGGTYRVDQLARVDIISAPQEIRRIGGQQALSIQLRPHEGLPLEAAINQIEQTILPALLSEIDAQAVQIRVKGAASELARTWTAMQLNVMTAIGVIFLLMVMLLRSFILPAIILLVIPVASAGGIGGLAILNLFLRQPLDMLTMLGFVILTGIVVNNAILMIEQTVLHMKEDKMAAPDAIIEATRNRIRPIFMSTLTSLFGLIPLVVFPGAGSELYRGIGTVVFGGLALSTVATLLIVPPLLSLARGSLAASARQGNQQLDF
- a CDS encoding RND family efflux transporter, MFP subunit (TIGRFAM: RND family efflux transporter, MFP subunit), which codes for MFGNLLPVGTQTKRAIASALFLSLLLPGPVWSQYSRPTPVETALAKEQVLARQITVQGRVRSGLPHEISAPLTAVTRIEPLRTGDFVEQGQRLAVQKTDGLETQRQRTNLRLAETKKSESQSKTDLTFRVKLAELAVSKRDLLRQKAQRAQNLVNRGTLSAEAYETAQASLLAAEEQLVMRQQAVSQLQAQLSLFTITIQQLQLDLDELDRDIRAATLTAPVSGQLVELVEGNNRFLREGDSIASIRNQQDFEIEAQIPADYVSFVEQAKEVQARYGTRTLNADSADRKTLNLVFRATLPLENSRTGTRAVRFKAATPLPAGLQADNTPVTIYIPSGQPEPVITIPQDALIPVSAGHVVFVVAEDSAKRRIVTLGGTDGNNVIITAGLKAGDMVVVKGNEGLSDGSKVQLPGQQPKRQGGGNRANGQAKKKSRPAAQ
- a CDS encoding protein of unknown function (DUF1127) (PFAM: Domain of unknown function (DUF1127)), with protein sequence MTQTKHAANDNTPTFLSRLKAWLEYSSAVSSLNRLDDRTLSDIGLKRDEISDFVRSWSVKNDDAA
- a CDS encoding nucleotidyltransferase/DNA polymerase involved in DNA repair (PFAM: impB/mucB/samB family C-terminal; impB/mucB/samB family) encodes the protein MTPALSKGFICRDCLLAGHYGFAGKEDGLSVPACPSCGGKRVVLHEELFSLTMAHIDCDAFYCSVEKRDNPALTDKPVIVGGGDRGVVAAACYVARQYGIRSAMPSWQARKACSDLIVIKPRMSHYQQVGRQIRQMMLSLTPLVQPLSVDEAFLDLTGTQKLHKKSPAEVLAAFQQQVRSEVGVTVSVGLAQNKSMAKIASDQDKPDGFYVIGQAEAQSWLQDRPVQILFGLGKVTTKKLNAAGLHKCGDIAACPASQLRTLLGRDSDRVKQLACGIDPRMVETSRAAKSISSETTFAQDISALPDLLSIAESLAQSVSQRLKQQQMEAVNVTVKLKRPNHQLLTRTKQLNRPTQMAHRLFDVASELIKTEASPDKKWRLLGVGVSVREEGGADTFGAEPGLDLFEQSQQAVGQRQDRLEAALDSVRTKLGAELVMTGRRFSFEARKQKKPPDNSGNDR
- a CDS encoding AIG2-like family protein (PFAM: AIG2-like family) — translated: MTQPAALFFYGTLRAAEVRKAVLGEDLQPAQLQQAVLNDYEVRRVDGALYPMLVVRSGGRVNGLVVTGLDAAALHKLDQFEGVNYRRASLEVNAAHGRIDADVYLPDQQMVAAELWDFDSWYKRDMTPFLEREFNPEGVRPPVR
- a CDS encoding protein of unknown function DUF81 (PFAM: Sulfite exporter TauE/SafE), with the translated sequence MFDRLSIFSTLNLSTQTDGLFWAVCGLAVLSVSISKSGFGGALGALSAPLMLTILPAKATLAILLPLYLMADFWTVWIWRGYAVKKLLIWMVVMAIIGQFLGYLFIEVIDDNTLKAVIGALALVTGARYWFGVLKPKTAARPRAAIRHIRRRFRQRSAIWCTLSGLSSFISLTGGIGVQIFMLPMAIHRFFFVGTLAWYFLIINLAKIPLFFELDLFSPQTMGISLTLLPVIPLGVIAGKWLNRNMSDQLFYKIGHFALVLLGFRLIWTFAG